A genomic region of Trifolium pratense cultivar HEN17-A07 linkage group LG3, ARS_RC_1.1, whole genome shotgun sequence contains the following coding sequences:
- the LOC123917513 gene encoding protein PELPK1-like, with amino-acid sequence MAYIGLSNTIFPFVILAILLSRSNTMVAGARNLLDSNIPQLPKFDLPSLPKLEVPTIPELPKPEIPKVPELPKPELPKVPEFPKPELPKFNVPEFPKLELPKVPELPKFRELSKPDLPKVSELFKEEIPKVPELPKPELRKFNVPELPKPEAPKIPELPKPDSPKVPELPKPEILKVPELPKPELPKFNVPELPKPDIPKVPELPKPEPPKIPELPKLEIPKVPELPKPELPKVPELPKPELPKFNVPKLPKPELPKFPAFPKVAPTTTP; translated from the coding sequence ATGGCTTATATTGGTTTGTCGAACACCATTTTTCCATTTGTGATACTAGCTATCTTATTATCAAGAAGTAACACAATGGTTGCCGGGGCACGCAATCTTCTAGATTCAAACATACCTCAGCTTCCAAAATTTGATTTGCCATCTCTACCAAAGCTCGAGGTTCCTACGATTCCTGAATTACCTAAGCCAGAAATTCCTAAGGTACCTGAATTACCAAAACCAGAGTTGCCTAAAGTGCCTGAATTTCCAAAGCCCGAGCTACCTAAGTTTAATGTTCCAGAATTTCCAAAACTTGAGCTTCCTAAAGTCCCTGAATTGCCTAAGTTCCGTGAATTGTCCAAACCTGATCTACCTAAAGTCTCTGAGTTGTTTAAGGAAGAAATTCCGAAAGTACCCGAATTGCCAAAGCCTGAATTACGAAAGTTTAATGTCCCTGAATTGCCAAAACCAGAGGCTCCTAAAATCCCTGAATTGCCAAAACCCGATTCACCTAAAGTCCCTGAGTTGCCTAAGCCAGAAATACTCAAGGTACCTGAATTGCCAAAACCTGAGCTACCTAAATTTAATGTCCCTGAATTACCAAAACCTGATATACCTAAAGTCCCTGAATTACCAAAACCTGAGCCACCTAAAATCCCTGAGTTACCTAAGCTAGAAATACCTAAGGTACCTGAATTGCCAAAGCCAGAACTGCCTAAGGTGCCTGAATTGCCAAAACCTGAATTACCTAAATTTAATGTCCCCAAATTACCAAAACCTGAGTTACCTAAATTTCCTGCATTTCCTAAAGTTGCTCCAACCACCACTCCATAA
- the LOC123917514 gene encoding F-box/kelch-repeat protein SKIP11-like has product MSRKSIKILDDSIEGDKQKNVQKHVGESSLLIPRLDYDVSLNCLVRLSRSDYGSIAVLNQSFRSLIKNGQLYQLRREMGIIEHWIYFSCDVLKWEAFDPNRNRLMQLPKMSSSICFMLSDKESLTVGTELLVFGREITGHSIYKYSILTNSWVKGMNMNTSRCLFGSASLGEIAILAGGCDQHGNILSSSELYNSDTGTWEVLPDMNTPRRMCSAVFMDGKFYVLGGVGVDKTTQLTCGEEFDLKTREWRKIPDMCPSRNGGDGANPVSGEAPPLIAVVNNVLFAADYAQHVVKRYVKDKNSWVTIGSLPDRVTSVNGWGMAFRSCGDKLVVIGGPSHQGEMVTEVNAWVVDEGEPQWNLLAIVQSGNFVYNCAVMGC; this is encoded by the coding sequence ATGTCGAGAAagtcaattaaaattttagacGATTCCATAGAAGGGGACAAACAGAAGAATGTCCAAAAACATGTAGGTGAGTCAAGTTTGCTTATTCCTCGACTCGATTATGATGTCTCCCTCAATTGTCTTGTTCGATTGTCAAGATCTGATTATGGCTCAATTGCTGTATTGAACCAAAGTTTTCGATCATTAATTAAGAATGGACAATTGTATCAACTTCGACGGGAAATGGGAATAATTGAACATTGGATTTACTTTTCTTGTGATGTCCTTAAGTGGGAGGCATTTGATCCAAATCGTAATCGGTTGATGCAATTGCCTAAAATGAGTTCTAGTATATGTTTTATGCTTTCAGACAAGGAATCATTAACTGTTGGTACAGAGCTTCTTGTTTTTGGAAGGGAAATAACGGGCCATTCCATCTATAAGTATAGTATTCTGACAAATTCATGGGTGAAGGGAATGAACATGAATACTTCAAGATGTTTGTTTGGTTCTGCAAGCCTCGGAGAAATAGCAATATTAGCTGGTGGTTGTGATCAACATGGCAACATTTTGAGCTCTTCTGAGCTTTATAATTCAGATACCGGTACTTGGGAGGTTCTTCCAGACATGAACACACCAAGGAGAATGTGTTCTGCTGTGTTTATGGATGGAAAATTTTATGTCCTTGGTGGGGTTGGAGTTGACAAAACAACACAGTTAACCTGTGGTGAGGAGTTTGATTTGAAGACAAGAGAGTGGCGCAAAATACCTGACATGTGCCCATCTCGAAATGGAGGAGATGGTGCAAATCCAGTTAGTGGTGAGGCACCTCCTTTAATTGCTGTTGTAAACAATGTATTATTTGCTGCTGATTATGCACAACATGTAGTAAAAAGATATGTTAAAGATAAAAACTCATGGGTCACCATTGGAAGCCTTCCTGATCGAGTAACCTCGGTAAATGGATGGGGAATGGCCTTTAGATCATGTGGAGATAAGCTAGTTGTCATTGGAGGTCCTAGTCATCAGGGTGAAATGGTAACAGAAGTCAATGCTTGGGTAGTAGACGAAGGCGAACCACAGTGGAATTTACTTGCCATAGTTCAATCAGGGAACTTTGTGTATAATTGTGCTGTGATGGGATGTTGA